Proteins encoded together in one Rhizobacter sp. J219 window:
- a CDS encoding PLP-dependent aminotransferase family protein, producing MDSVDTQTSSSEPLYQRVAHHYRGAIRAGTLAPGARMPSVRSMTRLHQVSLSTALQACRHLEDEGLLEARPRSGYYVRLTRRLAMPPAREPDTAGAVDAARYVGIHDRVSAFVAQGERNPVKHDFAVAYASPASYPGEALQRAAMRALRRDPDLLVRPVNSPGDTGLRAVLARRALDAGMQLTAHDIVVTQGCVESLNVALRAVCQPGDTVAVESPAYFGLLQVLESLSLRALEIPTSPSTGLSIEALELALQTHERIQAVVVVPNFQNPLGCVMPDAHKQRLVELCSRFELPVIEDDTYSALCDDGVPLKTVKAWDRDGGVIYCASLRKTLAPGLRLGWVSGGRWHARIQMLKYAQSRANEALSQISAAEFIGGSAYDRHLARLRRLLKTQREQVAECIGASFPEGTRFNVPAGSLLLWVQLPEGCEAQRVSDEALARGIRVVPGPLFSNSARYDNCLRISTGFPVTAEAQNALRELGRIAAG from the coding sequence ATGGACAGCGTGGACACCCAGACTTCTTCCTCCGAACCCCTCTACCAGCGCGTGGCGCACCACTACCGCGGTGCCATCCGCGCCGGCACGCTCGCGCCCGGCGCCCGCATGCCCTCGGTGCGCTCGATGACGCGCCTGCACCAGGTGAGCCTGTCGACCGCCTTGCAGGCCTGCCGTCACCTGGAAGACGAAGGCCTGCTCGAAGCACGGCCGCGCTCGGGCTACTACGTGCGGCTGACCCGCCGCCTGGCCATGCCCCCGGCGCGCGAGCCCGACACCGCCGGTGCAGTCGACGCGGCGCGCTACGTCGGCATCCACGACCGTGTCTCGGCCTTCGTCGCCCAGGGCGAGCGCAACCCGGTGAAGCACGACTTCGCGGTGGCCTATGCCTCGCCCGCGTCATACCCCGGCGAGGCGCTGCAGCGCGCCGCCATGCGGGCCCTCCGGCGCGACCCCGACCTGCTCGTGAGGCCCGTCAACTCGCCCGGCGACACCGGCCTGCGCGCCGTGCTCGCGCGCCGCGCGCTCGATGCCGGCATGCAGCTCACCGCGCACGACATCGTCGTCACGCAGGGGTGCGTGGAGTCGCTCAACGTCGCGCTGCGCGCGGTGTGCCAGCCGGGCGACACCGTGGCGGTGGAGTCGCCCGCCTATTTCGGCCTGCTGCAGGTGCTCGAAAGCCTGAGCCTGCGCGCGCTCGAGATCCCCACCAGCCCGAGCACCGGCCTTTCGATCGAAGCGCTGGAGCTGGCGCTGCAGACGCACGAGCGCATCCAGGCCGTGGTGGTCGTGCCCAACTTCCAGAACCCGCTCGGCTGCGTGATGCCCGATGCGCACAAGCAGCGCCTGGTCGAGCTGTGCAGCCGCTTCGAGTTGCCGGTGATCGAAGACGACACCTACAGCGCGCTGTGCGACGACGGCGTGCCGCTCAAGACCGTGAAGGCCTGGGATCGCGACGGCGGCGTCATCTACTGCGCCTCGCTGCGCAAGACGCTCGCACCCGGCCTGCGCCTGGGCTGGGTGAGTGGTGGGCGCTGGCATGCGCGCATCCAGATGCTCAAGTACGCGCAGAGCCGCGCCAACGAAGCGCTGTCGCAGATCAGCGCCGCCGAGTTCATCGGCGGCAGCGCCTACGACCGCCACCTCGCCCGCCTGCGCCGGCTGCTGAAGACCCAGCGCGAGCAGGTGGCCGAGTGCATCGGCGCGAGCTTTCCGGAAGGCACACGCTTCAACGTGCCGGCCGGCAGCCTCTTGCTGTGGGTGCAGTTGCCCGAGGGCTGCGAGGCGCAGCGCGTGAGCGATGAGGCGCTCGCCCGCGGCATCCGGGTGGTGCCGGGGCCGCTGTTCTCGAACTCGGCGCGCTACGACAACTGCCTGCGCATCAGCACCGGCTTCCCCGTCACGGCCGAGGCGCAGAACGCCTTGCGCGAGCTGGGGCGCATCGCCGCCGGTTGA
- a CDS encoding glutathione S-transferase family protein, translated as MLKVLGKSPSINVRKVLWTCVELGLPFEHEEWGLGFRDTQTPEFTALNPNAMVPVIVDGDFVLWESNTICRYLVQRAGRTDLLPGDAAGRARVEQWMDWQATELNNSWRYAFMGLVRHSPLHADASALAASVAEFNRHMAMLDAQLARTGAYVTGTHFTLADVVLGLSTHRWHSLPVARPALPAVAAYYERLSARPGFLRHGRNGQP; from the coding sequence ATGCTGAAAGTGCTCGGAAAGTCGCCGTCGATCAACGTCCGCAAGGTGCTGTGGACCTGCGTGGAGCTCGGCCTGCCCTTCGAGCACGAGGAATGGGGGCTGGGGTTTCGCGACACCCAGACGCCCGAGTTCACCGCGCTCAACCCCAACGCGATGGTGCCGGTGATCGTCGACGGCGACTTCGTGCTGTGGGAGTCGAACACCATCTGCCGCTACCTCGTGCAGCGGGCCGGCCGCACCGACCTGCTTCCAGGCGACGCGGCGGGCCGCGCCCGCGTCGAGCAATGGATGGACTGGCAGGCGACCGAGCTGAACAACAGCTGGCGCTATGCCTTCATGGGCCTGGTGCGGCACAGCCCGCTGCATGCGGATGCGAGCGCCCTCGCGGCCAGCGTGGCCGAGTTCAACCGCCACATGGCGATGCTCGACGCCCAGCTCGCCAGGACCGGCGCCTATGTGACCGGCACGCACTTCACGCTGGCCGACGTGGTGCTGGGGCTGTCGACGCACCGCTGGCATTCGCTGCCGGTGGCGCGGCCCGCCCTGCCCGCCGTCGCCGCCTACTACGAGCGCTTGAGCGCACGGCCCGGCTTCCTGCGGCACGGCCGCAATGGACAACCCTGA
- a CDS encoding tripartite tricarboxylate transporter substrate binding protein codes for MSLQSDRRRLLLAAAASPIALSSPRALAQAWPTKPMRIVVPFAPGGTTDVLARALAPELQKAFGQPFVVDNKAGAGGNVGAAEVARSTPDGHTLLLGTVGTHAINAALYNSMPFDHIKDFAPITLVANVPNVLVMNPAKAAAAKINSVPDLIKYAKANPGKLNMASAGNGTSIHLAGELFKTMSGTFMVHFPYRGSGPALLELIGGTMDLMFDNFPSSMPHIKSGKLKALAVTGSTRSLTMLDLPTVEEAGGPSLKGYEATSWFGLLAPAGTPPDVVSRLQQETANALKTPALRDRMLAQGAIPSGMRPAAFTRLIASETRKWAKVVKASGARAE; via the coding sequence ATGAGCCTGCAATCCGACCGTCGCCGCCTGCTGCTGGCGGCTGCCGCCTCCCCGATCGCGCTGTCATCGCCGCGTGCCCTGGCGCAAGCCTGGCCGACCAAGCCGATGCGCATCGTCGTGCCCTTCGCCCCCGGCGGCACGACCGACGTGCTCGCCCGCGCGCTCGCGCCCGAGCTGCAGAAGGCCTTCGGCCAGCCTTTCGTGGTCGACAACAAGGCCGGCGCTGGTGGCAACGTGGGCGCCGCCGAAGTGGCCCGGTCCACGCCCGACGGCCACACGCTCCTGCTCGGCACGGTGGGCACGCACGCCATCAACGCGGCGCTCTACAACAGCATGCCCTTCGACCACATCAAGGACTTCGCGCCCATCACGCTCGTGGCGAACGTGCCCAACGTGCTGGTCATGAACCCGGCCAAGGCCGCGGCCGCCAAGATCAACAGCGTGCCCGACCTCATCAAGTACGCCAAGGCCAACCCGGGCAAGCTCAACATGGCGAGCGCCGGCAACGGCACGTCGATCCATCTCGCCGGCGAACTATTCAAGACCATGAGCGGCACCTTCATGGTCCATTTCCCGTACCGCGGCTCCGGCCCGGCGCTGCTCGAGCTGATCGGCGGCACGATGGACCTGATGTTCGACAACTTCCCGTCGTCGATGCCGCACATCAAGTCAGGCAAGCTGAAGGCGCTGGCCGTCACCGGCAGCACCCGTTCGCTGACCATGCTGGACCTGCCCACCGTCGAAGAGGCGGGCGGCCCGTCGCTCAAGGGTTATGAAGCCACCTCATGGTTCGGCCTCCTGGCGCCGGCCGGCACTCCACCCGATGTGGTGAGCCGCCTGCAGCAAGAGACGGCCAATGCGCTCAAGACCCCCGCGCTGCGCGACCGCATGCTGGCTCAGGGCGCCATTCCGAGCGGCATGAGACCGGCCGCGTTCACCCGGCTGATCGCCTCCGAGACCCGCAAGTGGGCCAAGGTGGTCAAGGCCTCGGGGGCGCGCGCCGAGTGA
- a CDS encoding DUF1304 domain-containing protein: MLVAISLVVLVAVLHLYFLVLEMFLWDKPTGRKVFGNTAEFATASKVLAANQGLYNGFLAAGLLWSVWMGLGGAGRPIALFFLACVVVAGLYGAMTASRKILFVQALPGAVAAAAVFFMT, from the coding sequence ATGCTGGTGGCCATTTCGCTCGTCGTGCTCGTGGCGGTGCTGCATCTCTACTTCCTCGTGCTCGAGATGTTCCTGTGGGACAAACCCACCGGTCGCAAAGTCTTCGGCAACACGGCCGAGTTCGCCACGGCCTCCAAGGTGCTGGCGGCGAACCAGGGGCTCTACAACGGCTTTCTCGCCGCCGGCTTGCTGTGGAGCGTGTGGATGGGCCTGGGGGGCGCCGGCCGGCCGATCGCGCTCTTCTTCCTGGCCTGCGTGGTGGTTGCCGGGCTCTACGGCGCGATGACCGCCAGCCGCAAGATCCTCTTCGTGCAGGCGCTGCCGGGCGCCGTCGCGGCCGCCGCGGTGTTCTTCATGACCTGA
- a CDS encoding ATP-binding protein, whose amino-acid sequence MGAATPTPDPTTDIRRRVRVAQMAMIFDQTSVAVFAATGFAVALAVYLQDAIGRDLVYLWLAIKIAVVVPRVIHGLLFRRRKDDSLRWLHWGRTMLFIDGAAWGLAGLMFTGVDDHSTLTLVVATLAGVSTIAAFVLHADWPSCVAYTAPMQVPGVVMMLARGDALGVYGAFAIATFYSLLLVSTRRSERQVVEMLTLRYTNEQLTAQLSSALEFARLENQAKNEFVANMSHELRTPLHGILGVSNMLLTGPSGASPREGLGVIRRCGEHLLGLINNILEYSRFGVQGVKLHPQVVDLAQIVDDSVAMCKPGAAEKGLPIHGSVDLPRPCVAMADPFRLRQILLNLIGNSVKFTEKGSIRVYAGATEGGRQLRIRVEDTGVGIAPSALDSIFEPFVQVDSSNTRRFGGTGLGLSITRSLCEAMGGRITCSSTLGQGSTFEVFLPIELPPTPAQNPAALPASLATSSARLRGTVLLAEDNEVNAIVAESSLVRLGLEVERVPSGVGVVERVCQTERSRPDLVLLDCQMPEMDGFEAARRIRAHETEHHLPRLPIIALTANVFPEDREQCRAAGMDDYLAKPFDMEQLRAILAPHLEEATATQA is encoded by the coding sequence ATGGGAGCCGCCACCCCCACGCCCGACCCGACGACCGACATCCGCAGGCGGGTGCGCGTCGCGCAGATGGCGATGATCTTCGACCAGACCTCGGTGGCGGTGTTTGCCGCCACCGGTTTCGCCGTGGCGTTGGCGGTGTACCTGCAAGACGCCATCGGCCGCGACCTGGTCTACCTCTGGCTCGCCATCAAGATCGCGGTGGTGGTGCCGCGGGTGATCCACGGCCTGCTCTTTCGCCGCCGCAAAGACGACTCCTTGCGCTGGCTGCACTGGGGCCGCACGATGCTCTTCATCGACGGCGCCGCCTGGGGTCTCGCCGGGCTCATGTTCACCGGCGTCGACGACCACTCCACGCTCACGCTGGTGGTGGCCACGCTGGCCGGCGTGAGCACGATCGCCGCCTTCGTGTTGCACGCCGACTGGCCCTCGTGCGTGGCGTACACCGCGCCGATGCAGGTGCCCGGCGTGGTGATGATGCTGGCGCGCGGCGACGCGCTGGGGGTCTACGGCGCCTTTGCCATCGCCACCTTCTACTCGCTGCTGCTGGTGTCGACGCGCCGCTCCGAACGCCAGGTGGTGGAGATGCTGACCCTGCGCTACACCAACGAGCAGCTCACCGCGCAGCTCAGCTCGGCGCTCGAATTCGCACGGCTGGAAAACCAGGCGAAGAACGAGTTCGTGGCAAACATGAGCCACGAGCTGCGCACCCCGCTGCACGGCATCCTCGGCGTGTCGAACATGCTGCTCACCGGCCCCTCGGGGGCGAGCCCGCGCGAGGGGCTGGGCGTCATCCGCCGCTGCGGCGAGCACCTGCTCGGGCTCATCAACAACATCCTCGAATACTCGCGCTTCGGCGTGCAGGGCGTGAAGCTGCACCCGCAGGTGGTCGACCTCGCGCAGATCGTCGACGACAGCGTGGCGATGTGCAAACCCGGCGCCGCCGAGAAGGGCCTGCCCATCCACGGCAGCGTGGACCTGCCGCGCCCCTGCGTGGCGATGGCCGACCCGTTCCGCCTGCGGCAGATCCTGCTCAACCTGATCGGCAACTCGGTCAAGTTCACCGAGAAGGGCTCGATCCGCGTCTACGCCGGCGCCACCGAAGGCGGCCGGCAGCTTCGCATCCGCGTCGAAGACACCGGCGTGGGCATCGCACCTTCGGCGCTCGACAGCATCTTCGAGCCCTTCGTGCAGGTCGACAGCTCCAACACCCGCCGCTTCGGCGGCACGGGCCTGGGCCTGTCGATCACCCGCTCGCTGTGCGAGGCGATGGGTGGGCGCATCACCTGCAGCAGCACGCTGGGCCAGGGCTCGACCTTCGAGGTGTTCCTGCCGATCGAGCTGCCGCCTACGCCAGCGCAGAACCCGGCCGCGCTGCCCGCCAGCCTGGCCACGTCGTCGGCGCGCCTGCGCGGCACGGTGCTGCTGGCCGAAGACAACGAGGTCAACGCGATCGTCGCCGAGTCGTCGCTGGTGCGGCTGGGCCTGGAGGTCGAGCGCGTGCCGAGCGGCGTGGGCGTGGTCGAGCGGGTGTGCCAGACCGAGCGGTCGCGGCCCGACCTGGTGCTGCTCGATTGCCAGATGCCCGAGATGGACGGCTTCGAGGCGGCACGGCGCATCCGCGCCCACGAGACAGAGCACCATCTGCCACGGCTGCCGATCATCGCGCTCACCGCCAACGTCTTCCCGGAAGACCGCGAGCAGTGCCGCGCCGCCGGCATGGACGACTACCTCGCCAAGCCCTTCGACATGGAGCAGCTGCGCGCCATCCTCGCGCCGCATCTCGAAGAGGCCACGGCCACGCAGGCCTGA
- a CDS encoding alpha/beta fold hydrolase — translation MIRRLRNLSATAALLCTGALALAQGHVNGGTEPCVEPVPPAASGAAPVLPPPRLQQLQYKCLKLNGGQRVLVGEAGDAKAPPVLLVHGLGNNAHRDWAPVIRPLAAQFHVITVDLPGFGASPGGGEGYSFIALGRVLSQVLEQLAPGQKAHVVGHSLGGAVSLFFAHAYGEKVERLVLVDAAGILLKMVYVQHMASLRTPQVGIAPVDRILKGVGERLGGIRRGVFGSLDDRFDFSRWLAQNPGVRYALLGRYTQVEAGLGLVEHDFTRAIRETTAPTTVIWGADDAIAPLRTGRLLAARLPDARLKVIDGVGHTPMLESPEAFRALLVEALTAPLAPRFSVRVPEVSQGDVTCSADAGRVYTGRFDTLTLDNCLGVRVHSARIKRLVLRASTVTIDDSVVEADDVALSATDSEVTATHLRLSGRVAVRAENSRLDLAGASLVAREQALEAPLPSRVYFSVSDIRGREHNGDAHTIWSPTPAPAR, via the coding sequence ATGATCCGACGACTGCGGAACCTGAGCGCCACCGCGGCCCTTTTGTGCACAGGGGCTCTGGCCCTGGCGCAGGGTCACGTCAACGGCGGCACCGAGCCCTGCGTCGAGCCCGTGCCGCCGGCCGCGTCAGGCGCCGCACCGGTGCTGCCACCCCCGCGCCTCCAGCAGCTCCAGTACAAGTGCCTGAAGCTGAACGGTGGCCAGCGCGTGCTGGTGGGCGAGGCGGGCGATGCCAAGGCGCCGCCGGTCTTGTTGGTGCACGGCCTCGGCAACAACGCCCATCGCGACTGGGCGCCGGTGATCCGGCCGCTTGCGGCGCAGTTCCACGTCATCACGGTCGACCTGCCGGGCTTCGGGGCCTCGCCGGGTGGCGGAGAGGGCTATTCGTTCATCGCGCTCGGGCGTGTGTTGTCGCAGGTGCTGGAGCAACTGGCGCCGGGCCAGAAGGCGCACGTCGTCGGCCATTCGCTCGGCGGCGCGGTGAGCCTCTTCTTTGCGCATGCCTATGGCGAGAAGGTCGAGCGGCTGGTGCTGGTCGATGCAGCCGGCATCCTGCTCAAGATGGTGTACGTGCAGCACATGGCCAGCCTGCGCACGCCGCAGGTGGGCATCGCACCGGTCGACCGCATCCTCAAGGGTGTGGGCGAGCGCCTCGGCGGCATCCGCCGCGGTGTGTTCGGCTCGCTCGACGATCGCTTCGACTTCAGCCGCTGGCTGGCGCAGAACCCCGGCGTGCGCTATGCGCTGCTCGGCCGCTACACGCAGGTCGAGGCCGGCCTCGGGCTGGTCGAGCACGACTTCACCCGTGCCATCCGTGAGACCACGGCCCCCACCACCGTGATCTGGGGTGCCGACGACGCCATCGCCCCGCTGCGCACCGGCCGCCTGCTCGCCGCGCGTCTGCCCGATGCTCGGCTCAAGGTGATCGACGGCGTGGGCCACACGCCGATGCTCGAAAGCCCCGAGGCCTTCCGCGCGCTGCTGGTGGAGGCGCTGACCGCGCCGCTCGCGCCGCGCTTCTCGGTGCGGGTGCCGGAGGTGTCGCAAGGCGACGTGACCTGCTCGGCCGACGCGGGCCGCGTGTACACCGGTCGCTTCGACACCCTCACGCTCGACAACTGCCTCGGCGTTCGGGTGCATTCGGCGCGCATCAAGCGCCTGGTGCTCCGGGCCTCGACGGTCACGATCGACGACAGCGTGGTCGAGGCCGACGACGTGGCGCTGAGCGCCACTGACAGCGAGGTCACGGCCACCCACCTGCGACTGAGCGGCCGGGTGGCGGTGCGTGCCGAGAACAGCCGTCTTGACCTCGCCGGCGCGAGCCTCGTGGCACGCGAGCAGGCGCTGGAGGCGCCGCTGCCGAGCCGTGTGTACTTCTCGGTGAGCGACATCCGCGGCCGCGAACACAACGGCGATGCGCACACCATCTGGTCGCCGACCCCTGCGCCGGCCAGGTGA
- a CDS encoding DUF3617 domain-containing protein, translating to MMKTKTPFTAALLCAASLHTAHAQTPPGPRIEAGLWEINMSLKSQTGKAEMAMREAQAYISRLPPDQRKQVEQMMAQQGVKLGDKTSSVNACISKEDAERGEIPQQAGDCTQQVLEKSASSMKVKFSCNTNPPAQGEALVEFQSPTAYTSRGIVDTVVLGQNERVTVDQTGRWLGADCGSVRPLGK from the coding sequence ATGATGAAGACGAAGACCCCGTTCACCGCCGCCCTGCTGTGCGCGGCCAGCCTGCACACGGCACACGCCCAGACCCCGCCCGGCCCGCGCATCGAAGCCGGCCTGTGGGAGATCAACATGTCGCTCAAGAGCCAGACCGGCAAGGCCGAGATGGCGATGCGCGAGGCCCAGGCCTACATCTCGCGCCTGCCGCCCGATCAGCGCAAGCAGGTCGAGCAGATGATGGCCCAGCAAGGCGTGAAGCTCGGCGACAAGACGAGCAGCGTCAACGCCTGCATCAGCAAGGAAGACGCGGAGCGCGGCGAGATCCCGCAGCAGGCGGGCGACTGCACGCAGCAGGTGCTGGAGAAGTCCGCCAGTTCGATGAAGGTGAAGTTCAGCTGCAACACCAACCCGCCGGCCCAGGGCGAGGCGCTGGTCGAGTTCCAGAGCCCGACGGCCTACACCAGCCGCGGCATCGTCGACACCGTGGTGCTCGGCCAGAACGAGCGCGTGACGGTCGACCAGACCGGCCGCTGGCTCGGCGCCGATTGCGGCAGCGTCAGGCCGCTGGGGAAGTAG
- a CDS encoding GNAT family N-acetyltransferase, with protein sequence MSLVLQQFDAQAARAHAHALCDLLMDCVAGGASVGFVQPMSVAKAQHFWEGVAAAVARDETVLLVARDGDGRVAGSVQLVLATKENQPHRADVSKLLVHRRARRLGVGAQLMREAEVVARRIGRTVLVLDTATPEAERLYEREGWQRCGSIPDYALMPDGALCATTIYYKRLATSPAA encoded by the coding sequence ATGAGTCTCGTCTTGCAACAGTTCGACGCGCAGGCCGCGCGTGCGCATGCGCACGCGCTGTGCGACCTCTTGATGGATTGCGTGGCCGGTGGCGCTTCGGTCGGTTTCGTGCAGCCGATGTCGGTGGCCAAGGCCCAGCACTTCTGGGAGGGCGTGGCGGCCGCGGTGGCGCGCGACGAGACGGTGCTGCTGGTGGCGCGCGATGGCGATGGCCGCGTCGCCGGCAGCGTGCAGCTCGTGCTCGCGACGAAGGAAAACCAGCCGCACCGCGCCGACGTGTCCAAGCTCCTGGTGCATCGCCGGGCGCGGCGCCTGGGCGTGGGCGCGCAGCTGATGCGCGAGGCCGAGGTGGTGGCCCGGCGCATCGGCCGCACGGTGCTCGTGCTCGACACCGCCACGCCCGAGGCCGAGCGGCTCTACGAGCGCGAAGGCTGGCAGCGCTGCGGCAGCATTCCCGACTACGCGCTGATGCCCGACGGGGCGCTGTGCGCCACCACGATCTACTACAAGCGGCTGGCTACTTCCCCAGCGGCCTGA
- a CDS encoding PIN domain-containing protein: MLYLLDTNTATAAMRGTAGLDSRLSRLQPDEWCISAVTNAEMRYGVALKPKAIQLERYVDAFLSVARTEPWDDACAEFHGHLRAQLRAKGHTLGDFDEMIAAHALALGAVLVTDSVRHFKRVEGLRVENWIRSS, encoded by the coding sequence ATGCTCTACCTGCTCGACACCAACACCGCCACCGCCGCGATGCGCGGCACCGCCGGCCTCGACAGCCGCCTCTCGCGCCTGCAGCCCGACGAATGGTGCATCTCAGCCGTCACCAATGCCGAGATGCGCTACGGCGTGGCCCTCAAGCCGAAGGCGATCCAGCTGGAGCGTTATGTCGACGCCTTCCTGTCGGTGGCTCGCACCGAGCCGTGGGACGACGCCTGCGCCGAGTTCCATGGCCACCTGCGCGCGCAGCTGCGCGCCAAGGGGCACACGCTGGGTGACTTCGACGAGATGATTGCCGCCCACGCGCTCGCGCTCGGCGCGGTGCTCGTGACCGACAGCGTGCGGCACTTCAAGCGGGTGGAGGGGCTGCGCGTCGAGAACTGGATCCGCAGCTCTTGA
- a CDS encoding antitoxin — protein MTHKTAKLFTNGGSQAVRLPAEFRFEGDEVYIRRDPRTGNVILSARPELSWVEFMALRHQLGELPDDALTDRAQGTQRRDPFDTWVE, from the coding sequence ATGACGCACAAGACCGCCAAGCTCTTCACCAACGGAGGCAGCCAGGCCGTTCGCCTGCCGGCCGAGTTCCGATTCGAAGGTGACGAGGTCTACATCCGCCGCGACCCGCGCACGGGGAACGTCATCCTGTCGGCGCGGCCTGAGCTCTCGTGGGTGGAGTTCATGGCGCTGCGCCACCAGCTGGGCGAACTGCCCGACGATGCGCTGACCGACCGCGCGCAGGGCACGCAAAGGCGCGACCCTTTCGATACGTGGGTGGAGTGA